One stretch of Prunus persica cultivar Lovell chromosome G1, Prunus_persica_NCBIv2, whole genome shotgun sequence DNA includes these proteins:
- the LOC18790707 gene encoding eukaryotic peptide chain release factor subunit 1-3, translating into MADGHETDKNIEIWKIKKLIKALEAARGNGTSMISLIMPPRDQISRVTKMLGDEFGTASNIKSRVNRQSVLGAITSAQQRLKLYNKVPPNGLVLYTGTIVTDDGKEKKVTIDFEPFRPINASLYLCDNKFHIEALNELLESDDKFGFIVMDGNGTLFGTLSGNTREVLHKFSVDLPKKHGRGGQSALRFARLRMEKRHNYVRKTAELATQFYINPATSQPNVSGLILAGSADFKTELSQSDMFDPRLQAKILNVVDVSYGGENGFNQAIELSSEILSNVKFIQEKRLIGKYFEEISQDTGKYVFGVDDTLKALEMGAVEILIVWESLDINRYVLKNTTTGEIIVKHFNKDQENNQSNFRDSTNAELEVQDKMALLEWFANEYRRFGCTLEFVTNKSQEGSQFCRGFGGIGGILRYQLDMRSFDEFSDDGEVYDDSE; encoded by the coding sequence ATGGCAGATGGTCATGAGACTGATAAGAACATCGAGATATGGAAGATTAAGAAACTGATCAAGGCTCTTGAAGCTGCAAGGGGTAATGGAACCAGCATGATTTCTCTCATCATGCCTCCGCGGGATCAAATCTCTCGTGTTACTAAGATGCTTGGTGATGAATTTGGAACTGCTTCAAACATCAAGAGCAGGGTGAATCGTCAGTCTGTTCTTGGTGCAATTACATCTGCTCAGCAGAGGCTCAAGCTGTACAACAAGGTTCCTCCTAATGGGCTGGTGCTGTACACGGGAACAATTGTAACTGATGatgggaaggaaaaaaaggtcACAATTGATTTTGAGCCTTTCAGGCCGATCAATGCGTCTCTTTACCTCTGTGACAACAAGTTTCATATTGAAGCTCTGAATGAACTCTTAGAATCTGATGACAAATTTGGTTTCATTGTCATGGATGGTAATGGGACACTTTTTGGGACATTAAGTGGCAACACTAGGGAAGTGCTTCATAAATTTAGTGTGGACCTCCCAAAGAAACACGGAAGAGGAGGGCAGTCAGCTCTACGTTTTGCTCGTCTTCGAATGGAGAAGCGCCACAACTATGTTAGGAAGACAGCAGAGCTTGCCACACAGTTCTATATTAATCCTGCCACCAGCCAGCCCAATGTTTCAGGATTAATATTGGCTGGGTCAGCTGACTTCAAGACTGAGCTTAGTCAGTCAGATATGTTTGATCCCCGTCTGCAAGCCAAAATACTGAATGTGGTGGATGTTTCTTATGGAGGGGAGAATGGTTTCAATCAGGCTATTGAGCTGTCATCCGAGATCCTGTCCAACGTGAAGTTTATACAGGAAAAGCGCTTGATAGGCAAATACTTTGAGGAGATTAGCCAGGACACAGGAAAGTATGTTTTTGGTGTGGATGACACACTAAAAGCTCTGGAGATGGGTGCTGTTGAGATTCTTATTGTGTGGGAAAGTTTGGACATCAATAGGTATGTGCTAAAAAATACCACTACTGGTGAGATTATAGTTAAACATTTCAACAAGGACCAGGAAAACAATCAGAGCAACTTCCGGGATTCTACCAACGCTGAATTAGAGGTTCAGGACAAGATGGCACTGTTGGAGTGGTTTGCTAATGAGTACAGGCGGTTTGGTTGTACTCTTGAGTTTGTCACCAACAAATCACAGGAGGGGTCACAGTTCTGCCGTGGTTTTGGTGGCATTGGAGGAATTCTTCGCTACCAGCTTGATATGAGGTCATTTGACGAGTTTTCTGACGATGGAGAAGTTTATGATGACTCTGAATAG